The Canis lupus familiaris isolate Mischka breed German Shepherd chromosome X, alternate assembly UU_Cfam_GSD_1.0, whole genome shotgun sequence genome has a segment encoding these proteins:
- the ZBTB33 gene encoding transcriptional regulator Kaiso has translation MESRKLISATDIQYSGSLLNSLNEQRGHGLFCDVTVIVEDRKFRAHRNILSASSTYFHQLFSVAGQVVELSFIRAEIFAEILNYIYSSKIVRVRSDLLDELIKSGQLLGVKFIAELGVPLSQVKSISGTSQDGNAETLPPGSSDKNLEIQKSKDEAQDNGATIMPIITESFSLSAEDYETKKIIVTDSDDDDDDVIFCSEILPAKDTLPSTNAVAQVQPSPGSVAISDVAPCTSNNSPPLPNLTPTQKLPTSVNQATLSQTQGSEKLLVSSAPTHLTPNIILLNQTPLTTPPNVTSSLPNHMSPSINLLVQNQQTPNSAVLTGNKANEEEEEEIIDDDDDTISSSPDSAVSNTSLVPQADIPQNATFDGSLVQKMQIPTLLQEPLSNSLKISDIITRNTNDAGLGSKHLMEGQKIITLDTATEIEGLSTGCKVYANIGEDTYDIVIPVKDDPDEGEARLENEIPKTSSGEPANKRMKVKHDDHYELIVDGRVYYICIVCKRSYVCLTSLRRHFNIHSWEKKYPCRYCEKVFPLAEYRTKHEIHHTGERRYQCLACGKSFINYQFMSSHIKSVHSQDPSGDSKLYRLHPCRSLQIRQYAYLSDRSGAMPVMKDDAIGYKVDAGKEPAVGTTSTPQNKPMTWEDIFIQQENDSIFKQNVTDGSTEFEFIIPESY, from the coding sequence ATGGAGAGTAGAAAACTGATTTCTGCTACAGACATTCAGTACTCTGGCAGTCTACTGAACTCCTTGAATGAGCAACGTGGCCATGGACTCTTCTGTGATGTTACCGTTATCGTGGAAGACCGAAAATTCCGGGCCCACAGGAATATTCTTTCAGCTTCTAGTACTTACTTCCATCAGCTCTTCTCAGTTGCCGGGCAAGTTGTTGAACTGAGCTTTATAAGAGCAGAGATCTTTGCTGAAATTCTCAATTATATCTATAGTTCTAAAATTGTTCGTGTTAGATCAGATTTACTTGATGAGTTGATTAAATCGGGGCAGCTGTTAGGGGTTAAATTTATAGCAGAGCTTGGTGTCCCATTGTCACAGGTTAAAAGCATCTCAGGTACATCTCAGGACGGTAATGCAGAAACCTTACCTCCTGGTTCTAGTGACAAGAACcttgaaatacaaaaatcaaaagatgAAGCCCAAGATAACGGGGCCACTATAATGCCTATTATAACAGAGTCTTTTTCCTTATCTGCTGAAGATTACGAGACAAAAAAGATTATTGTTACCGATTcagatgatgatgacgatgacgTCATTTTCTGCTCTGAAATTCTGCCTGCAAAGGATACTTTGCCGAGTACCAATGCAGTGGCTCAGGTCCAGCCTAGCCCGGGTTCCGTTGCCATTTCAGATGTTGCACCTTGTACTAGTAATAACTCTCCCCCTTTGCCAAATCTCACACCTACTCAGAAACTTCCTACTTCTGTGAATCAGGCAACTCTGAGCCAGACGCAAGGAAGTGAAAAATTGCTGGTATCTTCAGCCCCGACACATCTGACTCCCAACATTATTTTGCTAAATCAGACACCACTTACTACACCACCAAATGTTACTTCCTCACTTCCAAATCATATGTCTCCTTCAATCAATTTGCTTGTGCAGAATCAGCAGACACCAAACAGTGCTGTTTTAACGGGAAACAAGGCcaatgaagaggaggaggaggaaattatagatgatgatgatgacactaTTAGCTCCAGTCCAGATTCGGCGGTCAGTAATACATCTTTGGTCCCCCAGGCCGATATCCCCCAAAATGCCACTTTTGATGGATCGTTGGTACAGAAGATGCAGATTCCTACACTTCTGCAAGAACCACTTTCCAATTCTCTAAAAATTTCAGATATAATTACTAGAAACACTAATGATGCAGGCTTAGGATCAAAACATCTAATGGAGGGTCAGAAGATCATTACTTTAGATACAGCTACTGAGATTGAAGGCTTGTCGACGGGTTGCAAGGTTTATGCAAATATCGGTGAAGATACTTATGACATAGTGATCCCTGTCAAGGATGACCCTGACGAAGGGGAGGCCAGACTTGAGAATGAGATACCAAAAACATCTAGTGGTGAGCCTGCAAACAAGCGTATGAAAGTAAAACATGACGATCACTATGAGTTAATAGTAGATGGGAGGGTCTATTATATCTGTATTGTGTGCAAAAGGTCATATGTCTGTCTGACAAGCTTGCGGAGACATTTTAACATACATTCTTGGGAGAAGAAGTATCCTTGCCGTTACTGTGAGAAGGTATTTCCTCTTGCAGAATATCGCACAAAACATGAAATTCATCACACAGGGGAGCGAAGGTACCAGTGTTTGGCCTGTGGCAAATCTTTCATCAACTATCAGTTTATGTCTTCACACATAAAATCAGTTCATAGTCAAGATCCTTCTGGAGACTCAAAGCTTTACCGTTTACATCCATGCAGGTCTTTACAGATTAGACAATATGCATATCTTTCTGATAGGTCAGGCGCTATGCCTGTAATGAAGGATGATGCTATTGGGTATAAGGTTGATGCTGGAAAAGAACCTGCAGTAGGGACCACATCTACTCCTCAGAACAAGCCAATGACCtgggaagatatttttattcagcAGGAAAatgattcaatttttaaacaGAATGTAACAGATGGCAGTACTGAGTTTGAATTTATAATACCAGAATCTTATTGA